In Polyangiaceae bacterium, the DNA window GATTGATGACCTGGAGACATGCGTGAAAAACCTCGAGGCGGGAGGCGAGCTCCCTGCACGAACATTGCCGCCGACGTTGCCCCTCAGCGTATGAGCACGGAATCCTTATTCGTCCGGCTCTGTCGCCTCCCTGAAGAGCAGCGCAATGCCATCCTAGCGCGTTATTCGACGTTCGAGCTCGCGCTGCTTTCCCATGCATGGCGTGGTTTTCGCGCACGACCGAACCAAGTACTCCCCGCGAATGACCCATGGTCTGAAGCTGTTCTTTGCGGCGGCCGCGGGTCGGGAAAAACCAAAGCGGCGGCGGAATGGTTGCGTGAGGAAGTCGAGGAAGGCCGGGCGCGCACCATCGCGCTCATTGCGCCCGACAAAGGGGAAGGCCGCTCGAAGATGCTCGAAGGCGAAAGTGGACTGCTTGCGGCTGCGACGCCATGGTTTTATCCGCGGTGGTTTCCTGGTCGGACGCCTCCTGAAATCGAATGGCGCAAGCGTGGCGAGCTCGTCGCCAAGGCCGAGATGTACTCGGCAGAAGATCGAGACTTCCGCGGCGGGAACTTCGATCACGCATGGGGCGACGAAGTATCGACGTGGAAATGGCGTCGTGATTTGTGGACGAACGTGAAACTATCACTGCGCGTGCAGCGTCCAGGTCTCGTCCAGCCGCGAGGCTTGCTCACCTTCTCCCCGACCCCCGACGACTTCTTTCGCGAATTCCGCGACAAGGCAAAGGATCCCAATAACGGCATTCTCTTCTTTCAATGGAGTTCGTGGGAAAATCGGTGGCACTTGGCGCCATCGTACGCAAAGACTCTGGCATCGCTCGAGGGGCGCCTCGGTTTACAAGAGCGCGATGGCATAATCCTGGACGAGTTGAAGGGGACGCTTTTCCCACAGGCAACAATCGATCAGCATCGAATCGGACCCGATCAGCTCCCACAACGATTTATTCATATTGTCGTTTCAATCGACCCCGCTGACAGCGTCTCGAATCGTAGCGATGAAACTGGAATTGTCGTGGATGCCCTCGATGCTCGTCACCACGTGTACGTGCTTGACGATAAAACCGGAAAGCACACGCCGAAACAATGGGCGGCCATTGCACTCGAGGCGCACCGAAAATGGGCGCGCCATGCCGACAAGATAGAAATCATCGCCGAGACGAACCGAGGCGGCGACAATGTGAGGAGCAACATTCAGCTCTACGAAGAAACCGAGCACTTGAGGGCAGGGAAAACCACGCCGTTCAAACCGACCGAAGTGGTGCGCATTCGGGCGAGCGAATCGAAAGAAGCTCGAGCGCAACCTGTAGCGCAAGCCTACGACCAAGGCCGCATTCATCACTTCGGTCATTTGGCTCGGTTGGAGGCAGAAATGTCCGGATGGATTCCAGGCATTACGAAGAAATCGCCGAACGGATTGGATGCGCACGTGCACGCAGTCCATCGGTTGATTCTGGACGAACCCGCTGAGAACAACGAAGAGCTTTTGCGGGGCGTGGGAGAGCGGCGAGTTGCCGTAGCGACTCCGGAAGATGCAGCGGCGCTCAAGCATCTCGACGCGTTGTTCGGGCCGCGGGAAGCTTGGCGCCGGACGCTCTGATTGACGTGCTATCGGTCGGAATGGTAGCGCCTCAGCGTGGCCACCATCTTGCAAGTGACATCATCCGCGCCGCCAATCGAACCCGCCAAAGTTTCGACGGACGGCCGATATCTTGGGCACCGATTCACGAACTACACGCGTTCATGGCTCGGTGAATGGACAGTTGAGCGCATTCGCGAACATCGCGACGCGCACCAGGCGGGTCGTGTTTACATGGGAAAAAGGCTTGCACGGTTTTTCCGCCGAGATGCAAACTTCGTGGCGGCACTTGGGCAACGCGTCGCCCCATGGCTTGCATGTGGGCACGTGTTGAAGGAGGGTGACGAGGCCATCCGCCTCGAGCTCGAGCAAGCGCTTGGACCTCGAGGCTCGATGCTCACGGCGCCAGCAAAGCGCGACAGCGCCGAAGATCTGGCCACATGTGGACTCTCGATTTTGCAAGTCACGTGGCAGCCGAGAAAAGACGGCTCGCGGTGGGATCCGATCGTCGAACCGTGGGACCTCGAGGCGGTCGACTACGATTCACTCAGACGACAATACATTGCCGTGACCCAGGACGGCTCCATTCCAATCAGCCATGGGGATGGGAAGTGGATCGTGCTTCGAACGACGCACCTGCATCCTCACGAGCATGGGGCAGTTGTGCCTCTATCTCTCAATATCGCAAGTCGTGGGCACATCATCGTCGATCGCGCGTCGGGTGCGGAAGCAGTTGGCCACCCCAAACTCGTCGCCAAACTCCCGGAAGGAATTGCGGTAAAGGACGAAGTGGGCAAGAGTTTGGACACCGCACTGGGCCAATTTTGGGAGGGCGTACGTCACATCGTCGTGACGGCGAAAACGGCTGTGGAAAAATTCGAGTTTGCCGGCTCCGGGTGGCAGATATTTCCGCAAAGTCTCAAGCTCGATCGCACGGACATCTTCCTCGCTTTGACTGGACAAGACGGAAGCGCGACGAATGAAGGCGGTTCGTACGCGAAAGCGTACATCCTTCAAGGCGTCCTTTTCGATTGGGTTGTCGCCGATGTGATGGCAGGGAGCCATGGATTTTCGACGGGCCTGCTCCGGCCTTGGGCGGCGGTCAACAAGGGCGACGAATCCGCTGCCCCGTGGATTGGGTGGCCGTTCCCCGACCCCGAAGACAACGAACGCTTGGCGGCTCTGGCAAAACGCCACAAGGACTACGCCGACACGTTGAAGATGCATCACGCGAACGGACACGAGATCACGGTGGAGTATGCCGCGCGCCTTGCGAGCGAATTCGGCATTTCGGCGCCGGCACTCGCACGCATGCCGCTGCCCGAGCTCCTCGCTTACCACCAACGAGGGGGCATCTTCACCCGTGACGAAATCCGTGTGTCGCGTGGTCGCGAGCCGTTTGGTGGGGAGCGTGGTGCCGAGCTCGTCGACGACAAAGCCCCGCAAACAACGCAAGAAAAGTAGGCACTCGGGCGATTCGTTGACAGCGTGTTCTTACACGTTGTAGGCGAAGACGCGTGAGGTTGGAGTTCATACAAGCGCTTGAAGCACTGGGTTCGGAGCTCGCCATAGACGCGGCGCTCGCAGGGCCCTATTTTGCTCGAGCGCAGGCTGTGAAGAACGAAAAAGGAGTGCCGCTGTATGAGGTGAGCAATGGACTCGCGGTCATCGGTATCGAGGGACCGCTCGCCAAAAAGGCGCTCGCGTTCAAAGATTTCATTTGGTGGGACGGATATGATCGAATTGGTCAAGCGGTCGAAAAGGCCGCGAATGATTCGGCTGTATCCGTCGTAGGTTTCCGCATTGATTCGCCTGGCGCGGCGGCTGGCTTGTCGGATGGTGGCAACGAGATGAGAGCAATTCTCGATGCTTCTGGAAAGCCATCGATCGCATATCTCGAATTGGGTGCAAGTGCAGCATATTGGTTGGCGTGCGTTGCTGATGAGATTTACGTGCCAACGGATGGAGCAGCCGGTTCCATTGGCACGAATACGAGTCATCTAGACCTTTCGCGCATGCTCGACAAGATGGGGGTAACCATTACGCGCATCCAGGACCCGGAGGGGAAAACCGCTGGCGATTGGATAAAGCCTCTCGATGACGAGGCGCGAGCACGATTGCAAGAGGTCGTGTCGATGTATTCGACTCGATTTTATGACCATGTCGCTGCACGCCGCGGAATGACGCCAAAAGCTGTGCGCGAATTGAATGCGAAGGTGTTTTATGGGCAAAACGCCGTGAATGCAAAACTTGCAGACGGTGTTTTGTCTTGGTCGGGCGTGGTGAAGCGGGCCATCTCCATGGCCCAAAAGAGGAAGGACAAACGCATGTCGGATTTGGCGGCGTTCCTCGGATTGGCCGCGGATGCCAGCACCGAGGACATCAAGCGAGCATCGGCGGAAGCAAAGCCAGTGCTCACGTTGGGGCGCAATGCGCTTCAATTGACGGGCGAGAAATCGCCG includes these proteins:
- a CDS encoding S49 family peptidase, producing MRLEFIQALEALGSELAIDAALAGPYFARAQAVKNEKGVPLYEVSNGLAVIGIEGPLAKKALAFKDFIWWDGYDRIGQAVEKAANDSAVSVVGFRIDSPGAAAGLSDGGNEMRAILDASGKPSIAYLELGASAAYWLACVADEIYVPTDGAAGSIGTNTSHLDLSRMLDKMGVTITRIQDPEGKTAGDWIKPLDDEARARLQEVVSMYSTRFYDHVAARRGMTPKAVRELNAKVFYGQNAVNAKLADGVLSWSGVVKRAISMAQKRKDKRMSDLAAFLGLAADASTEDIKRASAEAKPVLTLGRNALQLTGEKSPDAAAGILVAWKQDSAEAATLRAERLAEQKAAEANERQQLLAQLAQVEPPALVWKEPGNPKAGPVQEYAEMSTGALRAYVGRRTKSTVPAALRPAIPVAANGEPSEADVAAYAKENNVTPFVARAALRQLAQKAT
- a CDS encoding DNA-packaging protein, with translation MSTESLFVRLCRLPEEQRNAILARYSTFELALLSHAWRGFRARPNQVLPANDPWSEAVLCGGRGSGKTKAAAEWLREEVEEGRARTIALIAPDKGEGRSKMLEGESGLLAAATPWFYPRWFPGRTPPEIEWRKRGELVAKAEMYSAEDRDFRGGNFDHAWGDEVSTWKWRRDLWTNVKLSLRVQRPGLVQPRGLLTFSPTPDDFFREFRDKAKDPNNGILFFQWSSWENRWHLAPSYAKTLASLEGRLGLQERDGIILDELKGTLFPQATIDQHRIGPDQLPQRFIHIVVSIDPADSVSNRSDETGIVVDALDARHHVYVLDDKTGKHTPKQWAAIALEAHRKWARHADKIEIIAETNRGGDNVRSNIQLYEETEHLRAGKTTPFKPTEVVRIRASESKEARAQPVAQAYDQGRIHHFGHLARLEAEMSGWIPGITKKSPNGLDAHVHAVHRLILDEPAENNEELLRGVGERRVAVATPEDAAALKHLDALFGPREAWRRTL